A single Deltaproteobacteria bacterium HGW-Deltaproteobacteria-4 DNA region contains:
- a CDS encoding stress-responsive transcriptional regulator: MNMNRKLARSKTDKMLGGVCGGIAEYFDWPSWVVRFVYVLVSILSAAFPGILIYLLLWLLMPLKQDD; this comes from the coding sequence GTGAACATGAACCGGAAATTGGCGCGATCGAAGACCGATAAAATGCTGGGCGGTGTTTGTGGCGGCATTGCCGAATATTTCGACTGGCCGTCGTGGGTGGTGCGCTTTGTCTATGTGCTGGTCAGCATCCTCAGCGCGGCTTTCCCCGGCATCCTGATCTATCTCCTCCTCTGGTTGCTGATGCCGCTCAAACAGGACGATTGA